Proteins found in one bacterium genomic segment:
- a CDS encoding diguanylate cyclase, with amino-acid sequence MADERLILVVDDEPDILSLHRFILENEGWRVITSGDGVDAIQKAFDRLPDVIVLDVMMPRMNGYQVCRLLKNDPRTAGIPIVICSVRSLESEKRYAHTSGADEYLVKPFDSQALVGLVRGLLAGRPPVAGRERGAAGPATPTSTDSILSDVNRLLDRRLMQLTILQHLSAAMAGTLDLDGVLSVVLQSIVADLGYPGGMIFLTGEDGRLGERVARGEPLVIDPARFPLFGRALAGGGALVLHGEELMREAPPEFCARIGAPGAVLVPIQAKGTPIGLLVVESAAGAERDQREFLETIANQSGLAIENANLYARTLQLSITDGLTGLFNYRHFCERLENEIARARRYRLPLGLLLVDIDRFKSFNDRYGHLLGDEVLRAVAHCIRSNTRDVDLVARYGGEEFCVILQEVGEGIRAHAERVREAVAAVRIPVEGGGEGVTVSVGAAVSQGGEPGANGLLGRADEALYRAKAGGRNRVSVWDGSPAGAGQTGGGA; translated from the coding sequence GTGGCGGACGAGCGCCTCATCCTGGTCGTCGACGACGAGCCGGACATCCTGAGCCTCCACCGCTTCATCCTCGAGAACGAGGGGTGGCGGGTCATCACCTCGGGCGACGGCGTCGACGCGATCCAGAAGGCGTTCGACCGGCTCCCCGACGTCATCGTCCTCGACGTCATGATGCCGCGCATGAACGGCTACCAGGTCTGCCGGCTCCTCAAGAACGACCCGCGGACCGCCGGCATCCCGATCGTCATCTGCTCGGTGCGCTCGCTCGAGAGCGAGAAGCGCTACGCGCACACCTCGGGGGCGGACGAGTATCTCGTCAAGCCCTTCGACTCCCAGGCGCTGGTGGGGCTGGTCCGCGGGCTGCTGGCCGGGCGGCCCCCGGTCGCGGGGCGCGAGCGCGGCGCGGCCGGGCCGGCCACGCCGACGAGCACCGACAGCATCCTCTCGGACGTCAACCGGCTGCTCGACCGGCGCCTCATGCAGCTGACGATCCTCCAGCATCTTTCGGCGGCGATGGCCGGCACGCTCGACCTCGACGGCGTGCTCTCGGTGGTCCTCCAGAGCATCGTCGCCGACCTCGGCTACCCGGGGGGCATGATCTTCCTCACGGGCGAGGACGGGCGGCTCGGGGAGCGGGTGGCGCGGGGGGAGCCGCTCGTGATCGACCCGGCCCGCTTCCCGCTGTTCGGGCGCGCGCTCGCCGGCGGCGGGGCGCTCGTGCTCCATGGGGAGGAGCTGATGCGCGAGGCGCCGCCGGAGTTCTGCGCGCGCATCGGCGCGCCGGGCGCGGTGCTCGTCCCGATCCAGGCCAAGGGCACGCCGATCGGCCTGCTCGTGGTCGAGAGCGCCGCCGGTGCGGAGCGCGACCAGCGGGAGTTCCTCGAGACGATCGCCAACCAGTCCGGGCTGGCCATCGAGAACGCCAACCTCTACGCGCGCACCCTGCAGCTGTCCATCACCGACGGGCTCACCGGCCTCTTCAACTACCGCCACTTCTGCGAGCGGCTGGAGAACGAGATCGCGCGCGCGCGCCGCTACCGGCTGCCGCTGGGGCTGCTGCTGGTCGACATCGACCGCTTCAAGTCCTTCAACGACCGGTACGGTCACCTGCTCGGCGACGAGGTCCTGCGGGCCGTGGCGCACTGCATCCGCTCGAACACGCGCGACGTCGACCTGGTGGCGCGCTACGGAGGCGAGGAGTTCTGCGTGATCCTCCAGGAGGTCGGCGAGGGCATCCGCGCCCACGCCGAGCGCGTCCGCGAGGCCGTGGCCGCCGTGCGCATCCCGGTCGAGGGGGGCGGCGAGGGCGTGACGGTGAGCGTCGGCGCGGCCGTGAGCC